In Roseibium algicola, the DNA window GCCGCGATGAATGGTCGTTTCCTTGCGCCCGCCGGAATGAACGGCACCAGCAGCGCCAGCTGCCTGCTCGCCTGCCGTGTCTTCGGCGAAGATGTCGATGTCGTCGCGAACAGGCGCAAAACGCTTCGGGTCATGCAGGACGGCGGTCGCCTTGGAGAGCTCTTTCAGCTCTGCGCGCAGCACGGACTGCTGGCGTTTTGCCTCACGGGTCAGACCGTCGATTTCCGCGATCAGCTCCCGAGCATCGTCCATCCGGTTGCCGAGCGCATTGAGGATCTGGGCACCCTTGACGTTGATCTCCTGGATCGAGACCTCGATGCCGTCGAGTGCGAGGGCGGTCTGATCGAAGATACGCTGGTAGTCATCGTGGTAGCTGCCCAGTCGGCGCAGCTCCCGGTGCATGGAAAGCATCCGGACCGTGGTCGCGACCAGCGCGAGCAGGAGAACGCCGTCAACGATTGCGGAGATCATCGAAAAGATCCTTTTCTTCCTCATGGATGAGCTCTTCGATCTGCAACGTGTAGGATCCGTTCAACTGTCCAAGCTGGCAGGTGAAGACGGGCTGGTCGTTGCAGGCGAGTGTGACCGGAGAGCGGGCTGTCGCCTGAAGTTCGATGACCTGTCCGACCCGGAGGTTTGCAAGGTCGCCGAGCGACATTTCACGTTCTTCGAGAATGGCTTCCAGCTTGACTTCGGTGCGCTGGATCTCGTTGTGGAAATGCTGTGTCCACTGTTTGTCGCGGCTCGACATCTCGCCGGACAGAACCTGGGAAAGGCGCTGCCGCAGAGGGTTAAGTGTCGAGTGCGGCATGACGATAAACACTTCGCCGCCGCGCCCGATTGCCTGTTGCAGCAGGCGGGCCACCACGGCCGGGTTGTTCCGCCGGCCAACCACCGCAAAGTCCATGCGGCTTTCGATGCGCTCGATCTTCAGCGTTGTTTCGGCAATCGGAGCAAAGCTCTCGGCAAGTGCCTTGGCGGCTACCTCGAACATGGTGCGCGCGATTCGCGTTTCGATGTTCGAGAAGGGGCGTTCATCGTCGATGGGAGGCTCGGTCCCGTCAGCACCGAAGAGGACATCCACCAGTGTGAAGATGAAGTCCCGGTCGAAGCCGACGAGTACACGGGCGTCCCATTCCGGAGAATAAAGTACGGCCACCAGCGCATTGGATTCGAACTCGTCGAGTACGTCGCCGATGCGGTTGTTTTCAACGTAGCTCACCGAAATGTAGGACGGTGAGGGGGACTTCTGGCGCATGGCGTCGGCCATCAGGCGGGCCATGCGGTCGAACACCACCGGAAGCATCGGCAGGCGGTCAACGGAAATTCCGGCGGCATCCAGCAGTCGGTCGGCGATCATCGCGCGTTCGGAGCTGGAAGCATTGGAGCTTGCGGTCGCTGCTTCGATCATGGCTTAGGCGGCTCCCTGCAGGTCCTGGACGTTATCGGCACCAGCGCCACCGGCACTCATCGTCTCGTTTTCAACTTCGTCGATGGTTGGACGGTCGTAGTCGGAGATGGTCTTGCGGCCATGCTCAAGGGCGATCTGCGGATCGGCGCCGTTCATGAAGGCAAGCAGGGTCTGCTTGACGACGATGTAGGTACGAAGGCGGGACTCGCGGACGTTGCGGATCTTGGAGGCGATCGGGCCGAACAGCGAGTAGGAGAAGAAGATGCCGACAAACGTGCCCACGAGTGCCGCGCCAATCAGGCTGCCTAGCAGCTGAGGAGACTGGTCGATTGCGCCCATGGCCTTGATGACACCGAGTACGGCCGCGATGATGCCGATGGCAGGCAATGCATCAGCGATGCTGCTCATGGCATGGTACGGCTTCATCTGGTCGCGGTGGATCGTGTGAAGTTCTTCGTCGACCAGCGCTTCGATTTCGTGAGCGCGGGCATTTCCGACGATGATCAGTCGGAAATAGTCGCAGATGAAGGTTGTCAGACTGGCATTGCGCAGAACCGACGGATACTTCTGGAAAATCGGAGAAGTATTCGGGTCTTCAATGTGCGGCTCGACCTGGTTGCGGCCCTTGGCGCGAAGCTCGCGCATCAGGCCGTAGAGAAGTGCCAGAACGTCGAGATATTCCCGCTTGTTGGGAACTGCGTTGCGCAACGCATCCGACACGGCAACCAGGGTTCCCCTGATTACCTTCATTGGATTGGCAACGACAAAAGCACCGATAGCGACGCCAAGAATAATGACGAGCTCCCACGGCTGCCAGAGGACGGAGACCTTGCCTCCGAGTGCGGCAAAGCCGCCTATAAGGGACGCGCCTGCTATGATCAGGCCGATAAGAATAGTCACCTAACAGCTCCC includes these proteins:
- a CDS encoding flagellar motor switch protein FliM; this translates as MIEAATASSNASSSERAMIADRLLDAAGISVDRLPMLPVVFDRMARLMADAMRQKSPSPSYISVSYVENNRIGDVLDEFESNALVAVLYSPEWDARVLVGFDRDFIFTLVDVLFGADGTEPPIDDERPFSNIETRIARTMFEVAAKALAESFAPIAETTLKIERIESRMDFAVVGRRNNPAVVARLLQQAIGRGGEVFIVMPHSTLNPLRQRLSQVLSGEMSSRDKQWTQHFHNEIQRTEVKLEAILEEREMSLGDLANLRVGQVIELQATARSPVTLACNDQPVFTCQLGQLNGSYTLQIEELIHEEEKDLFDDLRNR
- the motA gene encoding flagellar motor stator protein MotA, giving the protein MTILIGLIIAGASLIGGFAALGGKVSVLWQPWELVIILGVAIGAFVVANPMKVIRGTLVAVSDALRNAVPNKREYLDVLALLYGLMRELRAKGRNQVEPHIEDPNTSPIFQKYPSVLRNASLTTFICDYFRLIIVGNARAHEIEALVDEELHTIHRDQMKPYHAMSSIADALPAIGIIAAVLGVIKAMGAIDQSPQLLGSLIGAALVGTFVGIFFSYSLFGPIASKIRNVRESRLRTYIVVKQTLLAFMNGADPQIALEHGRKTISDYDRPTIDEVENETMSAGGAGADNVQDLQGAA